The following proteins come from a genomic window of Sphaerisporangium rubeum:
- a CDS encoding S1 family peptidase has product MSSRRRVVTAGCVLALAVLSLMGPVAEAKRTPPAGTVAVSQSPPPGVMEALTRDLHLAPGQIMERLRNEARLTPVAIELRKKLGVRFGGSYFSGPTSATLTVASTSTADVPLIAAAGAQPRVVDKSLAELLGLLAVLAKKAPSPTADSIVVRFPEVRVNKVVVLSPRPAIVDDHIKDVGLDGDVLVRPSDERPKPLYDLVGGDAYYIQGRVRCSVGFSVRRGTQNAFVSAGHCGNAGNVTTGHNGIGQGVFQNSVFPVHDHAWIAVNSNWTPQPWVRSQIDGSVNVTSSAEAVEGAVVCRTGSTSGWHCGTVQQRGASVQYPEGTVSGLTRTSACAERGDSGGPFISGPQAQGVTSGGTGNCSSGGTTYFQPLTPILSAYGLTLTTAAATPPPQETEPCTGYARTVRGSLRDGQAHYQPGNLYYRSATQGVHSGCLYSPAGTEFYLYLQRWIGWTWLTVATSESSTNRQTVTYTGTPGYYRYRVVSHTGTGTYTLGFSAPS; this is encoded by the coding sequence ATGTCGTCCCGCAGGCGTGTCGTCACCGCAGGATGCGTGCTTGCGCTCGCCGTGCTGAGCCTCATGGGTCCCGTCGCCGAGGCGAAGCGCACTCCGCCGGCCGGCACCGTCGCCGTGAGCCAGTCGCCACCGCCTGGTGTCATGGAAGCACTGACGCGGGACCTCCATCTCGCGCCGGGCCAGATCATGGAGCGCCTGCGCAACGAGGCCCGGCTGACACCGGTCGCGATCGAGCTCCGCAAGAAGCTCGGCGTCCGCTTCGGCGGTTCCTACTTCTCGGGTCCCACCTCGGCCACCCTCACGGTGGCCAGTACCAGCACCGCCGATGTACCCCTGATCGCCGCCGCCGGCGCGCAGCCGAGGGTCGTCGACAAGTCGTTGGCCGAACTCCTCGGGCTCCTTGCCGTGCTCGCCAAGAAAGCGCCGTCTCCGACCGCCGACTCGATCGTCGTGCGTTTCCCCGAGGTACGGGTGAACAAGGTCGTCGTCCTCAGCCCTAGGCCCGCGATCGTGGACGACCACATCAAGGATGTCGGCTTGGACGGCGACGTGCTCGTGAGACCGTCCGACGAAAGACCGAAACCCCTGTACGACCTGGTCGGCGGCGATGCCTACTACATCCAGGGCAGGGTCCGCTGCTCCGTCGGCTTCTCCGTCCGGCGCGGCACGCAGAACGCCTTCGTCAGCGCCGGCCACTGCGGTAATGCCGGGAACGTCACCACGGGACACAACGGGATCGGCCAGGGGGTGTTCCAGAACTCGGTCTTCCCCGTCCACGACCACGCGTGGATCGCGGTGAACTCCAACTGGACACCCCAGCCTTGGGTCAGGAGCCAGATAGACGGCTCCGTGAACGTCACCAGCTCCGCAGAGGCCGTCGAAGGTGCGGTGGTCTGCCGGACCGGTTCCACCAGCGGCTGGCACTGCGGCACCGTCCAGCAGCGCGGCGCCTCCGTCCAGTACCCCGAGGGCACCGTCTCCGGGCTGACCCGCACCAGCGCCTGTGCGGAACGCGGCGACTCCGGCGGCCCCTTCATCTCCGGCCCGCAGGCACAAGGCGTCACGTCCGGCGGCACAGGTAACTGCAGTTCAGGTGGGACGACGTACTTCCAGCCGCTCACACCGATCCTCAGCGCCTACGGCCTCACCTTGACCACCGCGGCGGCCACCCCGCCTCCCCAGGAGACCGAGCCATGTACCGGCTACGCGCGGACGGTGAGAGGCTCGCTCCGCGACGGTCAGGCCCACTACCAGCCAGGCAATCTCTACTACAGGTCGGCCACGCAGGGAGTGCACAGCGGGTGCCTGTACTCCCCTGCCGGCACCGAGTTCTACCTCTACCTGCAGAGGTGGATCGGCTGGACATGGCTCACCGTGGCCACCTCGGAGAGCTCCACCAACCGTCAGACCGTCACCTACACAGGTACCCCGGGCTACTACCGGTACCGCGTCGTCTCCCATACCGGCACCGGGACCTACACCCTCGGGTTCAGCGCACCCTCATGA
- a CDS encoding glycoside hydrolase family 3 N-terminal domain-containing protein, producing MTALDRTPAADEVLRPWQDPALPVADRVAALLAEMTLEEKVAQLGSRWPGNAMQHDEEQEQPAAPAGDDTTAMNVAPMQDVFAASGTVPFEESIRHGLGHLTRVHGSAPVTPVEGAAEVVRLQRQIVAASRLGIPALVHEECLTGFTAYGATVYPAAIAWGATFDPELVRRMAAAIGRDMRAVGVHQGLSPVLDVVRDYRWGRVEETIGEDPYLVATLGAAYVRGLESTGIIATLKHFAGYSASRAARNHGPVPMGRRELMDMILPPFEAALTVGGARSVMNSYCDLDGVPAVADTWLLTDLLRDEWGFTGTVVSDYWAVPFLATMHKVAADTDDAGVQALAAGVDVELPDTLGFGPHLVERVRSGEVPESLIDRAAGRLLTQKVELGLLDPDWTPEGSVAAAGGTDLDSPANRELAREMAERSVILLDAGTALPLLGEGREAPARVAVVGPVADDPRTMMGCYAFPNHVLPRHPELGLGVEAPSVLAALRAELPDTEFTYEKGCDVREPGRSGFAAAARAARAADLCVAVVGDLAGLFGHGTSGEGCDADDLRLPGVQAELLAELAATGTPVVVVVVSGRPYALGDAHAVSAGLVQAFMPGQEGAAAVAGVLSGRLQPEGRLPVQIPRGIGGQPGTYLQPPLGADSGDISNLDPTPLFPFGYGASYTTFEVGDLTISDTEVPTDGEFTVSVHVRNTGGRAGGEVVQLYLHDAVAQVTRPVRQLTGFARIHLNPGETKRVHFHVHADRTAFTGRDLRRIVEPGDIEILVGTSAGHLPCHGTIRLTGPLREVGHDRRLSTPVEVVAAG from the coding sequence ATGACGGCTCTAGACCGGACACCCGCGGCGGACGAGGTCCTCCGTCCGTGGCAGGACCCCGCGCTCCCCGTGGCCGACCGGGTCGCCGCTCTGCTCGCGGAGATGACCCTGGAGGAGAAGGTCGCCCAGCTCGGGAGCCGTTGGCCTGGCAACGCGATGCAGCACGACGAGGAGCAGGAACAGCCCGCCGCACCCGCCGGCGATGATACGACGGCGATGAACGTCGCCCCCATGCAGGACGTTTTCGCGGCCTCCGGCACGGTGCCGTTCGAGGAGTCCATCCGCCATGGGCTCGGACATTTGACCCGTGTGCACGGCAGCGCGCCGGTGACCCCCGTGGAAGGCGCCGCCGAGGTCGTACGTCTCCAGCGGCAGATCGTGGCCGCCTCACGGCTCGGCATCCCCGCTCTGGTGCACGAGGAATGCCTCACCGGGTTCACGGCGTACGGCGCCACCGTCTACCCCGCCGCCATCGCCTGGGGTGCGACCTTCGACCCCGAACTGGTACGGCGCATGGCCGCCGCCATCGGCAGGGACATGCGCGCCGTCGGCGTGCACCAGGGTCTGTCGCCGGTGCTCGACGTGGTGCGCGACTACCGCTGGGGCAGGGTAGAGGAGACCATCGGCGAGGACCCCTACCTCGTCGCGACACTCGGCGCGGCGTACGTGCGCGGCCTGGAAAGCACCGGGATCATCGCCACGCTCAAACACTTCGCCGGGTACTCGGCCTCACGCGCCGCACGCAACCACGGCCCGGTCCCGATGGGCCGCCGCGAGCTGATGGACATGATCCTGCCGCCGTTCGAGGCGGCTCTGACCGTCGGCGGCGCGCGCTCGGTGATGAACTCCTACTGCGACCTGGACGGCGTCCCCGCCGTGGCCGACACATGGCTGCTGACCGACCTGCTGCGCGACGAGTGGGGCTTCACCGGCACCGTCGTGTCCGACTACTGGGCCGTCCCGTTCCTCGCCACGATGCACAAAGTGGCGGCCGACACCGACGACGCCGGTGTGCAGGCGCTCGCCGCCGGCGTCGACGTCGAACTCCCCGACACCCTGGGGTTCGGCCCCCACCTGGTGGAGCGCGTACGTTCCGGCGAGGTCCCCGAGTCCCTGATCGACCGAGCCGCCGGCCGGCTGCTCACCCAGAAGGTGGAGCTCGGCCTGCTCGACCCGGACTGGACCCCGGAGGGCTCGGTGGCTGCGGCCGGCGGCACCGACCTCGACTCGCCGGCCAACCGCGAACTGGCCCGTGAGATGGCCGAACGGTCCGTCATCCTGCTCGACGCCGGCACCGCGCTGCCGTTGCTCGGCGAGGGCCGCGAAGCGCCGGCCCGCGTCGCCGTCGTGGGCCCGGTCGCCGACGACCCGCGCACCATGATGGGCTGCTACGCGTTCCCCAACCACGTGCTGCCCCGTCACCCCGAACTCGGTCTCGGCGTCGAGGCCCCGAGTGTGCTCGCCGCGCTTCGTGCCGAGCTGCCGGACACCGAGTTCACCTACGAGAAGGGCTGCGACGTCCGCGAACCCGGCCGCTCCGGTTTCGCCGCGGCGGCGCGGGCCGCGCGCGCCGCGGACCTGTGCGTCGCCGTCGTCGGCGACCTCGCCGGACTGTTCGGCCACGGCACCTCAGGTGAGGGCTGCGACGCCGACGACCTTCGCCTGCCGGGGGTACAGGCGGAACTGCTCGCCGAACTGGCCGCCACCGGCACGCCGGTCGTCGTGGTCGTCGTCTCCGGCCGTCCCTACGCGCTCGGCGACGCGCACGCCGTGAGCGCCGGCCTCGTACAGGCGTTCATGCCGGGCCAGGAAGGCGCCGCGGCGGTCGCCGGCGTGCTGTCCGGCCGGTTGCAGCCCGAAGGCCGGCTGCCGGTCCAGATCCCCCGCGGCATCGGCGGCCAGCCCGGCACGTACCTGCAGCCGCCCCTCGGCGCGGACAGCGGCGACATCAGCAACCTCGACCCGACACCGCTCTTCCCCTTCGGCTACGGAGCCTCCTACACGACCTTCGAGGTCGGCGACCTCACCATCAGCGACACCGAGGTCCCCACCGACGGCGAGTTCACCGTGTCGGTCCACGTACGCAACACCGGCGGCCGCGCCGGCGGCGAAGTCGTACAGCTCTACCTGCACGACGCCGTCGCACAGGTCACACGTCCGGTACGCCAACTCACCGGCTTCGCACGCATCCACCTGAACCCCGGCGAGACCAAGCGGGTCCACTTCCACGTACACGCCGACCGCACCGCCTTCACCGGCCGCGACCTGCGACGCATCGTCGAACCCGGCGACATCGAGATCCTCGTAGGAACCTCCGCCGGCCACCTGCCCTGCCACGGCACCATCCGACTCACCGGCCCTCTCCGCGAGGTCGGCCACGACCGCAGGCTCAGCACCCCTGTCGAGGTGGTCGCCGCCGGCTGA
- a CDS encoding extracellular solute-binding protein → MEPRTTSRRNFLALSMGLPLGAALAACGTSGPSSPGGGATGGGGGGAGGANTTYWYITGQPQEGIRGNTLKRFNDANPNEKIKATTFQNDAYKTKIKTAIGADQAPTIIFGWGGGTLRSYVQANQVEDLTPWFEQNPQVKDRLFESAFGAATIDGKIYAMPCEGVQPIVMYYDKRAFEKIGAEPPETWGDIMDLVPKFNAKGIAPFSLGGQSRWTNMMWLEFLFDRIGGPEVFQAVFDGEKDAWNNPASIEGLTKMQELIKANGFIKGFSSITADSNADQALLYTGKAAMMLHGSWTYGSMAQDGGDFVSGGHLGYMNFPPVDGGKGDPSNTVGNPGQYLSISSKATPEQKEVAKKYFATAILSDAEIKEWIDTGAVPIVKGVDSQYATVKDAAWQQFVYGISSNAKSFAQSWDQALSPTAAEKLLDNIAKLFQLSISPQQFASNMNAVIGK, encoded by the coding sequence GTGGAGCCCAGGACAACCTCTCGCCGCAACTTCCTCGCCCTTTCGATGGGCCTGCCCCTGGGAGCCGCGCTCGCCGCCTGCGGCACCTCCGGGCCGTCCAGCCCCGGTGGCGGCGCCACCGGCGGCGGTGGTGGCGGCGCCGGCGGCGCGAACACCACCTACTGGTACATCACCGGTCAGCCGCAGGAAGGCATCCGCGGCAACACCCTCAAGCGCTTCAACGACGCGAACCCGAACGAGAAGATCAAGGCGACGACCTTCCAGAACGACGCCTACAAGACGAAGATCAAGACGGCGATCGGCGCCGACCAGGCCCCCACCATCATCTTCGGCTGGGGCGGCGGCACCCTGCGCAGCTACGTGCAGGCCAACCAGGTCGAGGACCTCACCCCGTGGTTCGAGCAGAACCCGCAGGTGAAGGACCGGCTGTTCGAATCGGCGTTCGGCGCGGCCACCATCGACGGCAAGATCTACGCGATGCCGTGCGAAGGCGTGCAGCCGATCGTCATGTACTACGACAAGCGCGCCTTCGAGAAGATCGGCGCCGAGCCCCCCGAGACGTGGGGCGACATCATGGACCTGGTGCCGAAGTTCAACGCCAAGGGCATCGCGCCGTTCTCGCTCGGCGGCCAGTCCCGGTGGACCAACATGATGTGGCTGGAGTTCCTCTTCGACCGCATCGGCGGCCCCGAGGTGTTCCAGGCCGTGTTCGACGGTGAGAAGGACGCCTGGAACAACCCGGCCTCCATCGAGGGCCTCACCAAGATGCAGGAACTCATCAAGGCCAACGGCTTCATCAAGGGCTTCTCGTCCATCACCGCCGACTCCAACGCCGACCAGGCGCTGCTGTACACCGGCAAGGCCGCCATGATGCTGCACGGCAGCTGGACCTACGGCAGCATGGCGCAGGACGGCGGCGACTTCGTCTCCGGCGGCCACCTCGGCTACATGAACTTCCCGCCGGTGGACGGCGGCAAGGGCGACCCGAGCAACACCGTCGGCAACCCCGGCCAGTACCTGTCGATCTCCTCCAAGGCGACCCCCGAGCAGAAGGAGGTCGCCAAGAAGTACTTCGCGACCGCGATCCTCAGCGACGCCGAGATCAAGGAGTGGATCGACACCGGCGCCGTGCCGATCGTCAAGGGTGTCGACTCGCAGTACGCGACCGTCAAGGACGCGGCCTGGCAGCAGTTCGTGTACGGCATCTCCAGCAACGCCAAGTCGTTCGCGCAGTCGTGGGACCAGGCCCTCAGCCCGACCGCGGCCGAGAAGCTGCTCGACAACATCGCCAAGTTGTTCCAGCTCTCCATCTCGCCGCAGCAGTTCGCCAGCAACATGAACGCGGTCATCGGCAAGTGA
- a CDS encoding ABC transporter permease subunit, translating to MSTTLAPSATRRAPAATTRGGRSVGLAWLAVPALLFFIAFAVIPLIGVLLLSFSTWDGIGEISFSGLTSWRTVLADPGLPHALWVTFLVIALSWVVQTPASILLGVFLAGRQRYRAVLSVLYFIPLLLSSAAIAITYKALLDPNFGLGAGLNIPILVQDWLGDPVLAFGVVIFVVSWQFIPFHSLIYQGGVRQIPRSMFEAAQMDGAGRIRQFFSITLPQLKYTIITSSTLMIAGSLTFFDLIFVLTAGGPADATRVLAVDMWKRGWQASLMGPASAIALILVLVGLAVALLLRRVGGGSANAGASQQEGA from the coding sequence GTGAGTACGACGCTCGCGCCCTCCGCCACGCGGAGGGCGCCGGCGGCCACCACGCGAGGCGGACGCAGTGTCGGCCTCGCGTGGCTTGCCGTACCGGCACTGCTGTTCTTCATCGCGTTCGCGGTGATCCCGCTCATCGGGGTCCTGCTGCTGAGCTTCAGCACGTGGGACGGGATCGGCGAGATCTCCTTCAGCGGCCTGACGAGCTGGCGCACCGTGCTCGCCGACCCGGGCCTGCCGCACGCGCTCTGGGTGACGTTCCTGGTCATCGCACTGTCCTGGGTGGTGCAGACGCCGGCGAGCATCCTGCTCGGCGTGTTCCTCGCCGGACGGCAGCGCTACCGCGCCGTGCTCTCGGTGCTGTACTTCATCCCGCTGCTGCTGAGCTCGGCCGCCATCGCCATCACCTACAAGGCGCTGCTCGACCCGAACTTCGGGCTCGGCGCCGGGCTGAACATCCCGATCCTCGTGCAGGACTGGCTGGGTGACCCGGTGCTCGCGTTCGGCGTCGTCATCTTCGTGGTGTCCTGGCAGTTCATCCCGTTCCACTCGCTCATCTACCAAGGCGGGGTGCGTCAGATCCCGCGCTCGATGTTCGAGGCCGCGCAGATGGACGGCGCGGGCCGGATACGGCAGTTCTTCAGCATCACGCTGCCGCAGCTGAAGTACACCATCATCACGTCCTCGACCCTCATGATCGCCGGCTCGCTGACGTTCTTCGACCTCATCTTCGTGCTCACCGCGGGTGGTCCGGCGGACGCGACCCGTGTGCTCGCGGTGGACATGTGGAAGCGCGGCTGGCAGGCCAGCCTCATGGGCCCGGCGAGTGCCATCGCGCTGATCCTGGTCCTCGTCGGTCTCGCCGTGGCGCTGCTGCTGCGCCGGGTCGGCGGCGGCTCGGCCAACGCCGGCGCCAGCCAGCAGGAAGGGGCCTGA
- a CDS encoding carbohydrate ABC transporter permease, with the protein MTTTTVSPPRRAARGRENHTVASRPNWFAGLVSLLWMLVVIIPIYWIVITSLKTQSNYYATNPLAPPGEPTLANYQLVIESDFIQYFINSLIVTVGAVVPAVAVSFMAAYAIVRSAGRSRFLRSVNSLFLMGLAIPLQATIIPVYLIIIKLRLYDSLTGMILPSIAFAIPLTVLVLSNFLRDVPKELFESMRIDGATEQSMLWRLALPLTRPAVVTVVIYNALQIWNGFLLPLILTQDPSRRTLPLALWTFQGQYSVNVPAVLASVVLTTLPILLLYVVGRRQILSGLTAGFSK; encoded by the coding sequence ATGACCACCACCACCGTGTCACCGCCGCGCCGTGCCGCGCGGGGCCGCGAGAACCACACCGTCGCGAGCCGTCCCAACTGGTTCGCCGGCCTCGTCTCGCTGCTGTGGATGCTGGTCGTGATCATCCCGATCTACTGGATCGTGATCACCAGCCTCAAGACGCAGAGCAACTACTACGCGACCAACCCGCTGGCGCCGCCTGGCGAACCCACGCTGGCCAACTATCAGCTGGTCATCGAGTCGGACTTCATCCAGTACTTCATCAACAGCCTCATCGTGACCGTCGGCGCCGTCGTGCCCGCGGTCGCGGTGTCGTTCATGGCGGCCTACGCGATCGTGCGCAGCGCCGGCCGGAGCCGGTTCCTGCGGTCGGTGAACTCACTGTTCCTGATGGGTCTCGCCATCCCGCTCCAGGCGACGATCATCCCGGTCTACCTGATCATCATCAAGCTGCGGCTGTACGACAGCCTCACGGGGATGATCCTGCCGTCGATCGCGTTCGCGATCCCGCTGACCGTGCTCGTGCTGTCCAACTTCCTCAGGGACGTGCCGAAGGAACTGTTCGAGTCGATGCGCATCGACGGCGCGACCGAGCAGAGCATGCTGTGGCGCCTCGCGCTCCCGCTGACCCGGCCCGCCGTGGTCACCGTCGTCATCTACAACGCGCTGCAGATCTGGAACGGCTTCCTGCTCCCCCTGATCCTCACCCAGGACCCGAGCAGGCGCACCCTGCCGCTGGCGCTGTGGACCTTCCAGGGTCAGTACAGCGTCAACGTGCCGGCGGTCCTCGCGTCCGTCGTCCTCACCACGCTGCCGATCCTGCTGCTGTACGTCGTCGGCCGCCGCCAGATCCTCAGCGGGCTCACCGCCGGGTTCAGCAAGTAA